The Deinococcus yavapaiensis KR-236 genomic sequence CGTGAGCATCGACCCGACGCGGTTCACGGCGAGGGGCACGCCAGCCTCGCTCGCGGCGCTCGCCAAGCCCTCTGCGAGCTTCGACGTGTACTCGTCGAGTCGCCCGTAAATGCCCGGATCGCGTTCCAACTCGCTCAGCACTGCCAGACCCGCCGCCATCGCGAGCGGGTTGCCGCTCAGAGTGCCCGCTTGGTACACGGGCCCTTGCGGGCTCACGAAGTCCATGACGTCCGCTCGACCGCCGTACGCTCCGACGGGAAGGCCGCCTCCGATGATCTTGCCCCAGCACATCAAGTCGGGCTCGATGCCGAGCACGCCGCACGCGCCTTTGAGGCTCAGCCGAAAGCCCGTCATGACCTCGTCCGCGATCAGCAGCAAGCCGCTTCGCTTCGCGTCGTGCAGGGCCGCGCGAAACTCCGGGGTGGGAATCAACACGCCCGCGTTGCCGACGACGGGCTCGAAGATGATGGCCGCGATTTCGTGCCCGCGCTCGGCCACGAGGCGGCGCAAGCCCTCGGGATCGTTGTAGTCCGCGACGAGCGTGAGGCTCGCGTACGCGTGAGGCACGCCCGCCGACGACGGAGCGCTTCGCCCCAGCCCGTCCGCGTTCGTCATCAAGCCGCTGCCCGCCTCCACGAGAAGTCCGTCGGCGTGTCCGTGGTAGTTGC encodes the following:
- the hemL gene encoding glutamate-1-semialdehyde 2,1-aminomutase codes for the protein MQTTSLPETAASDALFERAKKVTPGGVNSPVRAFKAVGGTPRFIERAHGAYLIDVDGHAMIDYIGSWGPMILGHNHEAVREAISNALTNGTSYGAPSEGEVRLAELVTKLTGAEKVRFVNSGTEATMSALRLARGFTGRDFIVKFRGNYHGHADGLLVEAGSGLMTNADGLGRSAPSSAGVPHAYASLTLVADYNDPEGLRRLVAERGHEIAAIIFEPVVGNAGVLIPTPEFRAALHDAKRSGLLLIADEVMTGFRLSLKGACGVLGIEPDLMCWGKIIGGGLPVGAYGGRADVMDFVSPQGPVYQAGTLSGNPLAMAAGLAVLSELERDPGIYGRLDEYTSKLAEGLASAASEAGVPLAVNRVGSMLTGFFQAGPVTRYDEAARSDTAAFATWFREMLVRGVYWAPSQFESIFVSAAHGERELDSTLHAAVSAFATLGGAR